The Thalassomonas actiniarum genome contains the following window.
CGCAGCACAGGCAGCATCACCGCCCGGTTATGATAAAACACGACAAAGGGAAATAATTTCACTGTTGAATAGGTAATTTACTTGTTTATTCAATAGTAAAGATAATAAAGTATGCCCATAAAAAGAATCTCATTGCAAAATAGGAAATGACAATGCCGAGTATCAGCAAAAAACTTCTTGTCTGGAGCACAGCGGCCCTGCTGCTGGTCAACCTGGGGGCATGTAGCGATAAAGATCAGGCGCTTAAAAAAGCCGATAAGTTAATCGCCAGCCAACAAATCGATAAAAGCCAGGATGACTGGAAAACCAAACTTAAGCAGCCGGAAATGATGGAGTTCACCCAGGGCAAGAGTTATATCTGGGATCTGGAAACCAACCAGGGCAAGTTATCCATTAAACTCAACCCCGAGGTGGCGCCTATGCATGTCAGCAGCACCATCTATTTAACCCAGCTGGGTTTTTACGACGGCTTAACCTTTCACCGGGTGATCCCCGGATTTATGGCACAAGGGGGCGATCCTTTAGGCAATGGCCGCGGTAACCCGGGTTATAAATACGACGGCGAATTCTCCGATAGCGTTTCCCATGACAAGCCGGGCATTTTAAGCATGGCCAACGCCGGGCCGGGTACCGACGGCAGCCAGTTTTTCATCACCTTTAAACCGACGCCTTTCCTTGACGGCAAGCACACAATTTTTGGTGAAGTGATCGAAGGCTTAGATACCACCTTGACCAAGCTGGAAAAATTAGGCAGTCGCCGCGGTAAACCTACCGAGCCGTTAATGATCAACAAGGCCAGTATCCGCGTACTGTAAACTATAAAATAAGCCAGAGCCTGCTGTTATCCTGCCGTTATAACAACAGGCTCTTTTTTCAACGTATGAAGCTCATCAGGTCGCCTCTCATCGAAAAAAGCTCAATAACGGGAAGATCCACTCATGAGCTACCAGAGCATAAGCGAACACTTAACCAAACTGGCCAACCCCGATATCGCCGCCCACTCGCAGCGCTTTTTTAAAACCGCCAAGGGAGAATACGGTTATGGCGATAAATTTCTCGGCATCCGGGTACCTGTGCTGCGCCAGCAGGTAAAACACTTTAAAAAAGTCCCCCTTAAGACGGCTGAGCAGGTATTATCCTCTCCTTACCACGAAATCAGGCTGTTTGCTTTATTGCTGCTGGTTTACCGGTTCAAGCGGGCAAACGAAACTGAGCGCGAAGCCATTTACCGGCTT
Protein-coding sequences here:
- a CDS encoding peptidylprolyl isomerase; this translates as MPSISKKLLVWSTAALLLVNLGACSDKDQALKKADKLIASQQIDKSQDDWKTKLKQPEMMEFTQGKSYIWDLETNQGKLSIKLNPEVAPMHVSSTIYLTQLGFYDGLTFHRVIPGFMAQGGDPLGNGRGNPGYKYDGEFSDSVSHDKPGILSMANAGPGTDGSQFFITFKPTPFLDGKHTIFGEVIEGLDTTLTKLEKLGSRRGKPTEPLMINKASIRVL